Proteins found in one Loxodonta africana isolate mLoxAfr1 chromosome 21, mLoxAfr1.hap2, whole genome shotgun sequence genomic segment:
- the SLC12A3 gene encoding solute carrier family 12 member 3, with protein sequence MAELPASETPGNPTLCSGRFTISKLLGSDEPPPPTAYDNTQPSHLTHGSTFYMRTFGYNTIDVVPTYEHYANSALPGEPRKVRPTLADLHSFLKQEGSHLHALTFDSRPSREMTDGLVEDEAGANGEKDLGEPVRFGWVKGVMIRCMLNIWGVILYLRLPWITAQAGIVLTWIIILLSVMVTSITGLSISAISTNGKVRSGGTYFLISRSLGPELGGSIGLIFAFANAVAVAMHTVGFAETVRDLLQEHDSPIVDPTNDIRIIGVVTVTVLLAISLAGMEWESKAQVLFFLIIMVSFANYLVGTLIPPSEDKASKGFFSYRGDIFVQNLVPDWRGVDGSFFGMFSIFFPSATGILAGANISGDLKDPEVAIPKGTLMAIFWTTISYLAISATIGSCVVRDASGGLNDTVTPGVGTCEGLACGYGWNFTECSQGHSCRYGLINYYQTMSMVSGFAPLITAGIFGATLSSALACLVSAAKVFQCLCEDQLYPLIGFFGKGYGKNKEPIRSYLLAYAIAVAFIIIAELNTIAPIISNFFLCSYALINFSCFHASITNSAGWRPSFRYYSKWASLFGAIVSVVIMFLLTWWAALIAIGVVLFLLLYVLYKKPEVNWGSSVQAGSYNLALSHSVGLNEVEDHIKNYRPQCLVLTGPPNFRPALVDFVGTFTRNLSLMICGHVLIGPRKQRMPELRLIASGHTKWLNKRKIKAFYSDVIAEDLRSGAQILMQATGLGRMKPNILVLGFKKNWQSAHPATVEDYIGVLHDAFDFNFGVCVMRMREGLNVSEVMQAHINPVFDPAEDGKEARANRARHSVSGTLDPEALVREEQASTIFQSEQGKKTIDIYWLFDDGGLTLLIPYLLGRRKRWSKCKVRVFVGGQINRMDQERKAIISLLSKFRLGFHEIQVLPDINQKPQAEHTKRFENMIAPFRLNDGFKDEATVTEMRRDCPWKISDEEINKNRTKSLRQVRLNEILLDYSRDAALVVITLPIGRKGKCPSSLYMAWLETLSQDLRPPVILIRGNQENVLTFYCQ encoded by the exons ATGGCGGAGTTGCCGGCCTCAGAGACGCCTGGGAACCCAACCCTGTGCAGTGGGCGCTTCACCATTAGCAAGCTTCTGGGCAGTGACGAGCCCCCACCGCCCACTGCCTACGACAACACCCAGCCCAGCCATCTGACCCACGGCAGCACCTTCTACATGCGAACCTTTGGCTACAACACCATCGATGTGGTGCCCACCTATGAACACTATGCCAACAGTGCCCTGCCCGGCGAGCCCCGCAAGGTCCGGCCCACACTGGCCGACCTACACTCCTTCCTCAAG CAGGAAGGCAGCCACCTGCATGCCTTGACCTTCGACAGCCGGCCCAGCCGTGAGATGACCGATGGGCTGGTGGAGGATGAGGCAGGTGCCAACGGTGAGAAGGACCTTGGGGAGCCCGTGCGCTTCGGCTGGGTCAAAGGAGTGATG ATTCGTTGCATGCTCAACATCTGGGGTGTGATCCTCTACCTGCGGCTCCCCTGGATTACGGCCCAGGCGGGCATTG TCCTCACTTGGATCATCATCCTGCTCTCAGTCATGGTGACCTCCATCACGGGCCTCTCCATCTCCGCCATCTCCACCAACGGCAAGGTCAGGTCAG GTGGCACCTACTTCCTCATCTCCCGGAGTCTCGGACCAGAGCTGGGGGGCTCCATTGGCCTCATCTTCGCTTTTGCCAATGCTGTGGCTGTGGCTATGCACACCGTGGGCTTTGCGGAGACGGTGCGGGACCTGCTCCAG GAGCATGACTCACCCATTGTGGACCCCACCAATGACATCCGCATCATCGGCGTGGTCACCGTCACCGTGCTGCTGGCCATCTCCCTGGCTGGTATGGAATGGGAATCCAAG GCCCAGGTGTTATTCTTCCTCATTATCATGGTCTCCTTTGCCAACTACCTTGTGGGGACGCTGATCCCCCCATCTGAAGACAAGGCCTCCAAAGGCTTCTTCAGCTACCGAG GGGACATTTTTGTCCAGAACTTAGTGCCTGACTGGCGGGGTGTGGACGGCAGCTTCTTTgggatgttttccattttcttcccctcgGCCACAGGCATCCTGGCAGGGGCCAACATCTCTGGAGATCTCAAG gacCCCGAAGTAGCCATCCCCAAGGGAACGCTCATGGCCATTTTCTGGACCACCATCTCCTACCTGGCCATCTCAGCCACCATTG GCTCCTGTGTGGTACGTGATGCCTCCGGGGGACTGAACGAcacggtgaccccaggtgtgggCACCTGCGAAGGCCTGGCCTGCGGCTATGGCTGGAACTTTACCGAGTGCTCCCAGGGGCACAGCTGCCGCTATGGCCTCATCAACTACTACCAG ACTATGAGCATGGTGTCAGGGTTCGCACCCCTGATCACAGCCGGCATCTTTGGGGCCACCCTCTCCTCCGCCCTGGCCTGCCTTGTTTCCGCTGCCAAAGTCTTCCAG TGCCTCTGTGAGGACCAGCTGTACCCACTTATCGGCTTCTTTGGCAAAGGCTATGGCAAGAACAAGGAGCCCATTCGCAGCTACCTCCTGGCCTATGCCATCGCTGTGGCCTTCATCATCATTG CCGAGCTCAACACCATCGCCCCCATCATTTCTAACTTCTTCCTGTGCTCCTACGCCCTCATCAACTTTAGCTGCTTCCATGCCTCCATCACAAACTCAGCAG GCTGGAGACCCTCGTTCCGGTACTACAGCAAGTGGGCGTCGCTGTTTGGGGCCATTGTCTCAGTGGTCATCATGTTTCTTCTTACCTGGTGGGCAGCCCTCATCGCCATTGGTGTGGTCCTCTTCCTCCTGCTCTACGTCCTCTACAAGAAGCCAG AGGTGAACTGGGGCTCCTCGGTGCAGGCTGGCTCCTACAACCTGGCCCTGAGCCACTCAGTGGGCCTCAACGAGGTGGAGGACCACATCAAGAACTACCG CCCCCAGTGCCTGGTGCTCACGGGGCCCCCCAACTTCCGTCCAGCGCTGGTGGACTTTGTGGGCACCTTCACCCGGAACCTCAGCCTGATGATCTGTGGCCACGTGCTCATT GGACCCCGCAAGCAGAGGATGCCGGAGCTCCGGCTCATTGCCAGCGGGCACACCAAGTGGCTGAACAAGAGGAAGATCAAGGCCTTCTACTCAGATGTCATCGCCGAGGACCTCCGAAGTGGGGCACAGATTCTCATGCAG GCCACAGGTCTTGGGAGGATGAAGCCCAACATCCTGGTGCTTGGGTTCAAGAAGAATTGGCAGTCGGCTCACCCGGCGACAGTGGAAGATTACATTGGCGTCCTGCA CGATGCTTTTGATTTCAACTTCGGTGTGTGTGTCATGAGGATGCGAGAGGGCCTCAATGTCTCGGAGGTGATGCAGGCACACA TTAACCCCGTGTTTGACCCAGCGGAGGACGGTAAAGAAGCCAGAGCCAACAGAGCCAGGCATTCAGTCTCGGGCACAC TGGACCCCGAAGCCCTGGTGCGAGAGGAGCAGGCCAGCACCATCTTTCAGTCGGAGCAGGGCAAGAAGACCATTGACATCTACTGGCTCTTTGACGACGGAG GCCTCACCCTCCTCATCCCTTACCTCCTGGGCCGCAGGAAGAGGTGGAGCAAGTGCAAGGTCCGCGTGTTTGTCGGCGGCCAGATCAACAGGATGGACCAGGAGAGAAAGGC GATCATTTCTCTCCTGAGCAAGTTCCGACTGGGATTCCACGAAATTCAAGTCCTTCCCGACATCAACCAGAAGCCGCAGGCCGAGCA CACCAAGCGGTTTGAGAACATGATTGCACCCTTCCGCCTGAATGATGGCTTCAAAGACGAGGCCACTGTCACCGAGATGAGGCGGGACTGCCCCTGGAAGATCTCGGATGAGGAGATCAACAAGAATAGAACCAAG